The Acidobacteriota bacterium DNA segment CAGGGAGGCGAGGGCGAACATCGACGACAACCGGAGTACGAAACGGGCTCCGTGACGGGCAGTATCAGCGCGCACCGGCAACTCCTTTGCTCGAGAAATGAACCGCGAGCCGTAGCTTACCGCATCATCGCTGCCGACCCGGTACCGGCTCGACGAATCCGGGGTCCGAGCACGGACAGCGCCGCCGCGGCGGCCACCTTGTGGTCCTTGCGCCACGGCGTTCCCGCCTCCCGGCCGAACCGGGCGATGATCGACGCGACCTCGCGCACGCCGACGCCCATGGCTTCGGCCGCCAGCACCGTCGGGTCGGTCCTGCGCGGATACCGCCGGACCTCCATGCCGATCCCGGCCGCGGCCTCGGCCAGCGACTCGCGGTAGAGCATGCCGTCGGCGGCATACGTCAGGGGACGCGAGCGCAGTACTTCCTCCAGCGAGTCGGGCAGGCGGTCGTACGGACTCGCGGGCAGGATCAGCACCCGGGCGCGACAGCCCGCCAGCAGGGTCGAGAGCGCGGCGCGCGCGTGCTCGGCCACCGACCGCCTCACCCGGTTCACGAGGTCGATTGCCACTCCGATGTCGAGTTCCATAGCCTCGTGATGGTAGGGCGCGCTCGGAAGGCCCTTGTCGATCAGCTCGACGCGCCGCCGATCGAGGAAGACGGGGACGGCGTCCCTTGCCGCGAGGGTGACGAGCTCGGCCCGCCCGTAGTGGTCGGAAGCGCCGATGACGGATTCGGCGAACGACACTACTCGTAGTCCGCGGCCGCCAGCGAGACGCGCACGACCTCGGCGTCGTTGCGCGCGATCACGTGCCGGTTGGCGAACGCCGGGTGCGCCCACAGGACCGGGCGATCGACGCCTCTCCAGCGACCGGAGCCGCCGCCGCGGGTACGGGTCGTGGGCGTCAGCAGGTGCGTGCGGTCGACCTCGTGGTAGCCGACGCGCGAGAAGCGGGCGATGACCAGCTCGCCCGTCTCGACGGAGATGAACGAGCGGTCCTGGTGCCGCACGAGGTGCGAGCTCGCCCAGCGGTCCTCGGGCACGAGCCGGTCGCTCGACCACAGCCGCTCGCCGGTCGCCGCGTCCACGCCGCGCAGCTCGCCGTAGCTGTTGAGCCCGTAGATCGCGTCGCCCACCACGATGGGCGTCGACGTCATGGATCGCTGCACCGGCCGGTCGGTGCGGTTGGGGTTGGCGCCGGTCCAGACCACCCGCGCCGCCGGCCGGTCGGGGTTGAGCGCCAGCATCAGGCCGCCGTTCTCCACCTGCGTGATGAGCAGGAGGCGCCCGCTGCGGACCGGCGTGCCGATGGTCAGCCCGCTGGGGATCGGAAAGTCGTGCTCCCACCAGGTGCGGCCGGTGGCCGGGTCGAGCGAGGTGACCCCGGCCGGGTGCCAGACGATCAACTGCCGCACGCCCCCGGCGGTGGTCACGATCGGCGAGGAGTAGCCCGCTTCCACGTTCGTATCGAGTGCGCGCCACGCCTCGGCGCCCGTCGCCTTGTCGAACGCCACGACCATGGCGTCGGGCTCGCCGCCCAGCAGCGTGATCAGGAGCTCGCCCTCCACGAGCGGCGAGTGCGCGACGCCGTAGACCGGCACCGTGACGTCGTAGTCGGCCGCGGTGTCGATCTGCCAGATCAGATCGCCGCCGGCGGTGTCGAAGCACGACAGCATGCCGGCCGCCCCGAGGATGTAGACGCGGTCGCCGTCGACGGTCGGCGTGGCCCGGGGGCCGGTGGCGAACACCGGGACGATGTTG contains these protein-coding regions:
- a CDS encoding PQQ-binding-like beta-propeller repeat protein: MSDHRTPFRMTAALACAAVCCSTAVLDAEDWPQWRGIDRAAVWQETGIVERFAEDGLIVKWRTPVRAGFAGPAVAGGRVFVLDYQETPGSRTMDGRERLVALDEETGAVLWTREWPATYRNIVPVFATGPRATPTVDGDRVYILGAAGMLSCFDTAGGDLIWQIDTAADYDVTVPVYGVAHSPLVEGELLITLLGGEPDAMVVAFDKATGAEAWRALDTNVEAGYSSPIVTTAGGVRQLIVWHPAGVTSLDPATGRTWWEHDFPIPSGLTIGTPVRSGRLLLITQVENGGLMLALNPDRPAARVVWTGANPNRTDRPVQRSMTSTPIVVGDAIYGLNSYGELRGVDAATGERLWSSDRLVPEDRWASSHLVRHQDRSFISVETGELVIARFSRVGYHEVDRTHLLTPTTRTRGGGSGRWRGVDRPVLWAHPAFANRHVIARNDAEVVRVSLAAADYE